A window of the Haloarcula litorea genome harbors these coding sequences:
- a CDS encoding DUF7126 family protein, with product MRVVIVGAEPNGNGIVDALEAEGHEATVADVGNRPGLEEAGIHEADVYLLTEMSQATSIAVAKDLNEGVRVVVYAEGSLPDFAARQADLVVDPNLLSSAAVAEEL from the coding sequence GGTCGTCATCGTCGGGGCCGAGCCCAACGGCAACGGGATCGTCGACGCGCTCGAGGCGGAGGGCCACGAGGCCACCGTGGCGGACGTGGGCAACCGCCCCGGCCTGGAGGAGGCCGGCATCCACGAGGCCGACGTCTACCTCCTGACGGAGATGAGCCAGGCCACCTCCATCGCCGTCGCGAAGGACCTCAACGAGGGGGTCCGCGTCGTCGTCTACGCGGAGGGGTCGCTGCCGGACTTCGCCGCCCGGCAGGCCGACCTCGTCGTCGACCCGAACCTGCTTTCCTCGGCGGCCGTCGCCGAGGAGCTCTAG